In a genomic window of Papilio machaon chromosome 4, ilPapMach1.1, whole genome shotgun sequence:
- the LOC106713857 gene encoding protein rhomboid encodes MAPHAHDCEEVEHLNGEDFQEDPVHQGRRIQPEGPPAARAWVEHEQPERGSDSRTSSPGENRRLLSPAPPPPVAIPRHQAGLALGVWAVSKDSKKKSQEKKTKCQLVNNVKKTKTKFQKRKEKLIAVLKPPYFILTMIITIICVHVWGTEDMRAQLEWAPGAWWRAPWRLLTYSCVHATNAHLALNALVALAVGWRLEREQGWARAAGVWWGGVAAGALGAGALQPHVRVVGASAAVYALLTAHLPNVCLRFGHVPLWWFRPLSVAVLGASEASWALLRAPPTPATAATYSHVAWAAHALGAAAGLPLGFLIFDGENSKERYMVGARVVSGLALAGGLAAAALHPALWHDHT; translated from the exons ATGGCGCCGCATGCGCACGATTGCGAAGAG GTGGAACACCTGAATGGCGAAGACTTTCAGGAGGATCCGGTGCACCAGGGCCGGCGCATCCAGCCCGAGGGTCCGCCGGCCGCGCGCGCCTGGGTCGAACACGAGCAGCCGGAGCGCGGCAGCGACAGCCGCACTAGCAGCCCCGGCGAGAACCGGCGCCTACTGAGCCCCGCGCCCCCGCCTCCCGTCGCCATCCCCCGCCATCAGGCCGGACTCGCCCTCGGTGTCTGGGCCGTGTCCAAAGACAGCAAAAAGAAATCGCAAGAGAAAAAGACAAAATGCCAACTCGTGAACAATGTGAAGAAAACGAAAACAAAGTTCCAGAAGAGGAAAGAGAAGCTGATCGCAGTTTTGAAGCCTCCGTACTTCATACTCACCATGATTATTACCATA ATCTGTGTGCATGTGTGGGGCACAGAGGACATGCGCGCGCAGCTGGAGTGGGCGCCGGGCGCGTGGTGGCGCGCGCCCTGGCGGCTGCTAACCTACAGTTGCGTGCACGCCACCAACGCACACCTCGCCCTCAACGCGCTCGTCGCCCTCGCG GTGGGGTGGCGGCTGGAGCGCGAGCAGGGCTGGGCGCGCGCGGCGGGCGTGTGGTGGGGCGGCGTGGCTGCGGGCGCGTTGGGCGCGGGCGCGCTGCAGCCGCACGTGCGCGTCGTGGGCGCCTCCGCCGCCGTCTATGCGCTGCTCACCGCGCACCTGCCCAACGTCTGCCTCAG ATTCGGTCACGTGCCGTTGTGGTGGTTCCGGCCGCTGAGCGTGGCGGTGCTGGGTGCGTCGGAGGCGAGCTGGGCGCTGCTGCGGGCGCCGCCCACGCCCGCCACCGCGGCGACCTACAGCCACGTGGCGTGGGCCGCGCACGCGCTCGGCGCTGCCGCCGGCCTGCCGCTCGGTTTCCTCATCTTTGACG GTGAAAATTCAAAAGAGCGGTACATGGTGGGCGCGCGCGTGGTGTCCGGGCTGGCGCTGGCGGGCGGGCTGGCGGCGGCCGCGCTGCACCCCGCGCTCTGGCACGACCACACCTAG